A part of Chryseobacterium arthrosphaerae genomic DNA contains:
- a CDS encoding DUF2589 domain-containing protein: METLKSVLETSHAKKTKNELIDLLSGVEKVLTPAVYEKVSGIEVSELGTLTNKELLNIVDDFKKNYDEKWEKSFSGASSEIMKLIAGKMAADEEIFKTSDAASADFAAELGSIDFATIIGGPLDACVKAQSNASIATVNFINEVGFELTDPANANSPKKLRMAEFKYTKTIPNPDFDPDKPVSNDNPKTKSDPVEIVVPFVALLNVPSFRIETCEVDFNVKLNSTYTKDVSDEFGINAGASGGFGPVKFKVDVSYKRSSSTGIKVEKEYSLGVKVRATNDEMPAGLEKVLGLLSQ; this comes from the coding sequence ATGGAAACATTAAAATCAGTGCTTGAAACAAGTCACGCCAAAAAAACAAAAAATGAGTTGATCGATCTTTTATCAGGAGTGGAAAAAGTGCTTACCCCTGCAGTCTACGAAAAAGTATCCGGAATTGAAGTATCCGAATTGGGAACACTTACCAACAAGGAGCTGTTGAATATTGTAGATGACTTCAAAAAGAATTATGATGAAAAGTGGGAAAAATCTTTTTCCGGTGCCTCTTCAGAAATTATGAAACTGATAGCTGGTAAGATGGCTGCAGATGAAGAAATCTTCAAAACTTCGGATGCTGCCAGTGCAGATTTTGCCGCAGAATTGGGAAGTATAGATTTCGCAACCATTATTGGCGGACCTTTGGATGCTTGTGTAAAAGCACAGTCTAATGCCTCTATTGCTACGGTGAATTTCATTAATGAAGTCGGTTTTGAGCTTACGGACCCTGCCAACGCCAATAGCCCGAAAAAATTGAGAATGGCAGAGTTTAAATATACCAAGACGATTCCCAATCCGGACTTCGATCCTGATAAACCCGTAAGCAATGACAATCCAAAAACAAAATCTGATCCGGTAGAGATTGTCGTTCCTTTTGTAGCCTTACTGAATGTTCCGAGTTTCAGGATTGAAACCTGTGAAGTAGACTTTAACGTTAAGCTGAATTCAACATACACTAAAGATGTAAGTGATGAATTCGGGATCAACGCAGGAGCGTCCGGTGGCTTTGGTCCTGTAAAGTTCAAAGTGGATGTGTCATACAAAAGATCGTCCAGCACAGGGATCAAGGTTGAAAAAGAATATTCCCTTGGCGTAAAAGTAAGGGCGACCAATGACGAAATGCCTGCAGGTCTTGAAAAAGTTCTTGGACTTCTTTCGCAATAA